CGTGGGCTCGAAGCCGCTGCCGTCGTCACTGACGCGCAGGACGGTGCCGGTGCCGCGCTTCTCCAGGGTGACATCGACGCGGCCGGCTCCAGAATGCCGCAGCGCGTTGTGCAGGGCCTCCTGGGCGACGCGCAGCACGGCCTCCTCCTGGGCGGCGGGCAGCGCCCGCACCCCGTGGCCGGCGAAGGTCACGCGCGCGGAGTGGGCGCGGTCGAGGACCTGTATCTGGGTGCGCAGGGTGGCGACCAGGCCGTCCTCGTCGAGGGCGGCGGGGCGCAGCTCGATGACGGCGGCGCGCAGCTCTTCGGTGGCCTCCGCGGCGAGCATGGCCACCTGGTGCAGTTCGCCCTTGGCGCGTGCCGGGTCGCGGTCCACGAGGGCGGCGGCGGCCTGTGCGGTCAGGCGCAGGGAGAAGAGTTTCTGGCTGACGGCGTCGTGGAGCTCGTGGGCGAGCCGGGAGCGCTCCTCGGCGATGGTGAGCTCGCGGCTGCGCTCATAGAGGCGGGCGTTGGTCAGGGCGATCGCCGCGTGCTGGGCGAGGATGGTGAGGAGTTCCTGGTCGTCCTCGGTGAAGCCGCAGCCGCCGTCCGGCGCGGAGCAGTCCTTCTGGTTCTCCTTCGTCCTGTTCTTGTTCGCCAGGAACAGGGCGCCTATGACCTCGTCGCCGTCGCGGATCGGCAGGCCCAGGAAGTCGGACATGTCGGGGTGGGCGGCGGGCCAGCCCTCGAAGCGGGGGTCCTTGCGTACGTCGGCGAGGCGCTCGGGGCGGGCCTCGTGCAGCATCGCCGCGAGGATGCCGTGCTGGCGCGGAAGCGGGCCGATGGCCTTCCACTGGGCGTCGCTGACGCCGTCGACCACGAACTGGGCGAATCCTCCGTGGTCGTCGGGCACACCGAGCGCCGCGTACTGCGCGTCGAGCAGCTCGCGGGCCGAGGCGACGATCGTCTTGAGGACGTCGCGCACCTCGAGGTGCCTGCTCATGGCAAGCAGCGCGGAACTCACCGCGTACAGACCGGACCGGGGGCCTTGGCTCATGTCCCCAACGTACCGGCGGGGTGTGACAGTGCGTATCCGACCTCTGGTGGCGGCTGTCTAGGCCGGTGGGCCTAGGGCGAAGGGCCCCAGGTCATTGGGGCCCGCGCACGAGGCGGCGGGGGCGGCCGGGTTCCTACGTTGAAGGCACCCGCCCGGAGCGGCGGTGCTGGGACGAGGGGACGGACGTCATGCCGGTAGCGATCATCACGGGTGCTTCGAAGGGGCTGGGGCGGGCGCTGGCCGCGGCTCTGGCGGAGCGCGGCTGGGATCTGGTCCTCGACGCGAGGACCGCGGGAGTGCTGAAGGAGACGGCGGCGGCGCTGTCCGCGTACGGGACCCGGGTGGAGGCGCTGCCCGGGGATGTCGGGGACGCCGGGCACCGCGCCGGGCTGGTGGCGGCGGCGCGCGGGCTCGGCGGCGTGGACCTGCTGGTGAACAACGCGAGCGCGCTGGGCGCCGAGCCGCTGGTGCGTCTGGAGGATCTGCCCCTGGACGGGCTGCGCCATGCCCTGGAGGTCAACGTGGTCGCGGCGCTGGGCCTGGTCCAGGAGGCGCTGCCGCTGCTGCGGGCCGCGCCGGCCGGCGCGGTCGTCGCCGTCAGCTCGGACGCGGCCTCGGAGGCGTACGAGACGTGGGGCGGGTACGGGGCGTCGAAGGCCGCCCTGGACCATCTGGCGGCCGTGCTCGGCGTGGAGGAGCCCGGGCTGCGCGTGTGGGCCGTGGACCCGGGGGACATGGGCACGGACCTGTACGCGGCGGCCGTACCGGACGACGGCGAGGCGCGGCCGACGCCGGACAGCGTGGTTCCGGCCTTTCTGCGGCTGCTGGACGAACGCCCTGCCAGTGGCCGCTACGGCGCTCCGGCGCTGCTGGAGGTGCGATGACGACGACCGTGCGGGTTCCGGAGGAGCGGTCGGCGCGGGTGCCGGCCGAGCAGCGCGGGCCCGGGCGGGACCGGGACTCCGTGCGGCTGCTCGTGTCGTGCGGTACGGAGGTGTCGCATCACGCGTTCGTGGAGCTGCCGCGGCGGCTGCGGGCGGGGGATCTGCTGATCGTCAACACCTCCCCCACGCTGGCGGCCGCCGTGGACGGGTGGATCGGGCACGCGCGCGTGGTGGTGCATTTCTCCACGCGGGGCGATGACGGACGGTGGGCCGTCGAGCTGCGGGATCCCGACGGAAGGGGCACCACACGTGCGCGCGCGGGGGGACCCGCGGGTACGGAGGTACGCCTTGCCGGGGACGTACGCCTCGTACTGGAGGAGCCGCTGACGCCGTACGGCTCGCGGTTGTGGTGGGGGCGGGTGTCGGATCCGGACGTGCTCGGGCTGCTGCGGCGCCACGGGCGCCCCATTCGCTACTCCTATACGCAGAGGGACCAGCCGCTGTCCGTCTACCAGACGGTGTTCGCGCTGCCGTCGGGCGACGGCGGCGGCAGTGCGGAGATGCCGAGCGCGGCGCGGCCGTTCACCGCGCGCCTGGTGGCGGAGCTGGTGAGCCGGGGCGTGCAGTTCGCGCCGATCACGCTGCACACCGGTGTCGCGTCGGCGGAGGCCCATGAGCCGCCGTATCCGGAGCGGTACGAGGTGCCGGAGGCGTCGGCCCGGCTGATCAACGCCGCGAGAGCGGGAGAGGGGCGGATCCTCGCGGTCGGTACGACGGCCGTACGCGCCGTGGAGTCGGCCGTCGACGCCGGCGGGGTGGTCCGGGCCCGGAAGGGCTGGACGGACCTCGTGGTGACCCCGGAGCGGGGTGTGCGGGTGGTGGACGGGCTGCTGACCGGGCTGCACGAGCCGGAGGCCTCGCATCTGCTGATGCTGGAGGCGATCGCGGGACGGGCGGCGATCGAGCGCAGCTACGGCGAGGCGTTGAGCGGGCTCTACCTCTGGCACGAGTTCGGGGACGTGCACCTCATCCTCCCGGAGGAAGGCCCTCACACTGAGAGTTGCTCCAGCAACTGTCGGTGAGAATTCCATAGGGCCGATGTGAGCCCGCACATAGGGCGCACATCACGTACGAAGGCGCATAGGAGATAAAGCCGGGCATAGTGAGCGGGGCAGACGTGACAGTCTGCCCCGATTTGCCCTTAGTGGGCCTACTACCTTCCGTCGTACGTCACACCTTTGCCACGGTATTTTGCGGCCGCTAAGAATGGCACCCGTCGCTCAGCACCGAGGGTTTCAAGCCCACGGCGCCAGATCCGGAAACACTCTGTCCCCCACCGGACCGGGAGCGACCTCCGCGCTATTCGAAGAGGTCCATCAGCCATGACCAAGAACACCCGCACTCCTGGCCATAGTCCGAAGCTGACGAAGCTCCACAAGCTCTCGATCGCCGGTGTCGCCACCCTCGGTGCCGCGACCCTCGCGTTCTCGCTGGCGCCGAACCACACGCAGACCACCACGAACGACGCCGCCATCTCCGCGGCCCCGGTCGTCTTCAGCCAGCAGCCGATCAAGAACGTGCAGGCCCGCCTCACCGACCAGCAGGCCGGTGCGAGCCTGAAGACCCAGGCCATCGAGGCGAAGAAGAAGGCCGCCGACGCGGCCGCCGCCAAGAAGGCAGCCGAGAACGTGCGCAAGGTGCAGGCCGCGAGCCGCTCCGCGCAGCGCCCCGCGATCGAGACGATCGCCATGAAGACGGTCGCCATGAAGACGGCCACGACGAAGACGTACGCCACGAAGACGGCCACCACGAAGACGTACGCCAACAACCTCGACGGCTGGATACGTCAGTCGCTCGACATCATGAAGCGCAGGGGCATCCCGGGCTCGTACAACGGGCTGCACCGCAACATCATGCGCGAGTCCTCGGGCAACCCGAAGGCCATCAACGGCTGGGACATCAACGCCATCAACGGGATCCCCTCGAAGGGCCTGCTGCAGGTCATCCAGCCGACCTTCAACGCGTACCACGTGCCCGGCACCTCGTGGAACATCTACGACCCGGTCGCCAACATCACGGCCGCCGCCAACTACGCGGCCGACAAGTACGGCTCGATGGACAACGTCAACAGCGCGTACTGAGGCCTGCGCGGACCTCTGACACGTATGCCGAAGGGCGGCACCCCGGTGTTGGGGTGCCGCCCTTCGGCATACGTGCGCGCGGGACTACTTGCGCATGACCTCGGGCTCGTGGCGGCGCAGGAAGCGGGCCACGAAGAAGCCGCAGACGGCGGCGAGGACGAGCAGCGCGACGATGTCCATGCCGTAGGCGGACGCCGTGTGGTTCCACAGCGGGTCCGTGCTGGACGGGTCGTCCGTGTTCGGATTGATGTTGTTGAAGTCCAGCGTGGCGCCGGCGGCGGCGACCGCCCAGCGTGAGGGCATCAGGTACGAGAACTCGTTGACGCCGATCTTGCCGTTCAGGATGAACAGGCAGCCGGTGAACACGACCTGGATGATCGCGAACATCACCAGCAGCGGCATGGTCTTCTCGGCCGTCTTCACCAGCGAGGAGATGACCAGGCCGAACATCATCGAGGTGAAGCCCAGCGCCATGATCGGGATGGAGAGTTCCAGCAGCACCGAATGGCCGAAGACCACGCCCTCGGTGGGCTTGGTGCGGCTGGTGAAACCGATCGCGCCGACCATGGCGCCCTGCAGCACGGTGACCACACCGAGCACGACCACCTTGGACATCAGGTACGCCGAGCGGGACAGGCCGGTGGCGCGCTCCCGCTCGTAGATCACCCGTTCCTTGATCAGCTCACGGACGGAGTTCGCCGCGCCCGCGAAACAGGCGCCGACCGCGAGGATCAGCAGCACCGTGGTGGCCGTGCCGTTCGGCACGTGCACGCCCGTCTTCGGGTTCACCTGCGCGTTCACCAGCAGGGTCTTGTTCGGGTCGATGAGCAGGCTCACCGCGCCGAGCACGGCCGGCAGGATCACCGTCAGCGCCAGGAAGCCCTTGTCGGACACGATCACCGACACATAGCGCCGTACCAGCGTGCTGAGCTGGGAGAACCAGCCCTGCGGCTTCGGCGGCTTCATCGCCTGCGGCGGCGTCACATTGGCCGACTGCGGAGCGACGGCGTCGATGTCCGCGGCATACATCTGGTAGTGCTGCGAGCCCTTCCAGCGGCCCGCCCAGTCGTAGTCGCGGTAGTTCTCGAAGGCCGAGAAGACGTCGGCCCAGGTCTCGTAGCCGAAGAAGTTGAGGGCCTCCTCCGGCGGACCGAAGTACGCGACCGAACCGCCCGGTGCCATCACCAGCAGCTTGTCGCAGATCGCCAGCTCGGCCACGGAGTGCGTGACGACGAGGACCGTACGGCCGTCGTCGGCGAGGCCGCGCAGCAGCTGCATGACATCGCGGTCCATGCCCGGGTCGAGACCGGAGGTCGGCTCGTCCAGGAAGATCAGCGACGGCTTGGTCAGCAGCTCCAGGGCCACCGAGACGCGCTTGCGCTGGCCGCCGGAGAGGGAGGTGACCTTCTTCTCCTTGTGGATGTCCAGCTTCAGCTCGCGCAGCACCTCGTCTATGCGGGCCTCACGCTCGGCCGTCGTGGTGTCGGCGGGGAAGCGCAGCTTGGCCGCGTACTTGAGGGCCTTCTTGACGGTGAGTTCCTTGTGCAGGATGTCGTCCTGCGGGACCAGACCGATGCGCTGACGCAGCTCGGCGAACTGCTTGTACAGGTTCCGGTTGTCGTAGAGGACATCACCCTGGTTGGCGGGGCGGTAGCCCGTGAGCGCCTTCAGGAGCGTCGACTTGCCGGAGCCCGAGGGGCCGATGACCGCGATGAGCGACTTCTCGGGAACGCCGAAGGAGACGTCCTTGAGGATCTGCTTGCCGCCGTCGACCGTCACCGTCAGATGGCGGGCCGAGAAGGAGACCTCACCGGTGTCGACGAACTCCTCGAGCCGGTCCCCGACCAGGCGGAACGTCGAGTGGCCGACGCCGACGATGTCGTTCGGGCCGAGCATCGCCGAGCCGCCCTTGGCGATCGGCTGACCGTTGACGTAGGTGCCGTTGTGCGAGCCGAGGTCGCGGATCTCGAAACGGCCGCCGGGTGTCGCGTGGAACTCGGCGTGGTGGCGCGAGACCTGGAGGTCGGAGACGACCAGCTCGTTCTCCAGCGCACGGCCGATGCGCATCACCCGGCCGAGGTCGAGCTGGTGGAAGGTGGTCGGGCTGCGGTCGCCGTAGACCGGCGGCGCCCCCGCGCCACCACCGGGTCCCTGCTGCTGCGGCACTCGCGCCGCGGGCTGCTGCGGCTGCTGGTGACTCTGCTCCGGCGTCTGCTGCGGCGGTGCCTGCTGGGCCCAGCCGGGGCTCGCGCCCTGCGCGGCGTAGGGCTGCTGCTGAGGCTGCGCGACGGCGGCAGCGGCGCCGGAGAGGTTCAGACGCGGGCCGTCGGTCGCGTTGCCGAGGTGCACGGCCGAACCGGGGCCGATCTCCATCCGATGGATCCGCTGCCCCTGCACAAAGGTGCCGTTGGTGCTGCCGTGGTCCTCGATGACCCAACTCCGGCCGTCCCAGCTCATCGTGGCGTGACGCCAGGAGACCCTGGCGTCGTCGAGCACGACGTCCCCCTGCGGATCACGTCCGAGGGTGTATGGCCTGGACGCATCGAGCGTCCAGGTCCGTCCATTCAATTCCAGTACGAGTTCCGGCACTCCATGCCCCACTGAGTTGTCCCCCGAAGTTCCCCCATCACAGGGAGTCTAGGGATGTCGAACATCGGGGGAACTATTTCAGGAGCAGCCCCCTGACCGAAAGTCGGGCCATGTGAAGAGCGCGTACGGGCGGGTTGCCCGTTTCCGTTGACGGGGTTGAAACCGGCCCGGAGAGTGGTAATCCCACGCGAGGGGGACATCCGCGGTGATGACACCGCGGCGCGGATCGGGGGGTCTGACGATGAGCATCGACACCGCGAGGCACGGCGGGCGACTGCCGTGGGGAGATGTGCTGTTGTCCGCGATCGCCTCGGTGAGCTGGGCGTTGATCGCGATGGCGGGCACGGCCGCGCTCGGTCTGCATCTGGTCAGCGCCGACGCGGCGGGCTCGCTCGGGCCGATGACCGCGGCGGTGGTGGCTCTTGGGGCCAACGGTGCGGTCAAACCGTCCGGCGACGTGTCGGCCTTCGGTCTGAAGGGAGCGGAGGCGCACACGGCCATACAGATCACGCCACTGGGTGTGGGACTCGTGGGCGCGCTCCTGCTCTCCTTCTTCTTCCTACGCTCCCTGCGCGGGGCGGGAGTTGTGATCTCGCCGTCCGAACTCCTCGCACGTGCGGGCGCGGTGGTCGTGCTGTTCGTGGCGACGCTGGGCGGGCTCGCCTGGGCCGGGCACGACATCATCACGATCGACGGGAGCAAGCTCGGCCTCGACCGGGTGACGGGCGGTGGCGGCCTCGGGAACATCACCGACAAGCTCCCCGGCGGTCTCGGGGACCTCGGCGGACTGCTGCCCGGCAAGATCGGCGACCTGGTGCAGGCGCAGGCGGCCGTGGGCTTCACCGTGGACACGGTGCCCACGCTGCTCGGCGGCGCGGCCTGGGCGGCCGGAATCCTGGTGATCGCCCTGCTCGCCTCCCGGCGCACCCCGCTGCCGCGCGGCTGGGAGGGCGTGCACCGGATGGTGCGTCCGGCCGCGTCCGCGCTGGTCACGGTGGTCCTGGTGGCGGTTCTCGCGGGCCTCGCGGCGGCGGCGTACGCGGCGATCGGCGATCCCCATCCCAAGCTGATCGCGGGCGCCGCGCTGCTGGGCGCGCCCAACGGGGTGTGGCTGGGCATCCCGATCGGCCTCTTCGTGCCCTGGGACGGCAAGGCCACCGGCGAACTCGCCAAGCTGCTCCCCCACCCGCTGGACCGGTTGCTGAGCGTCGACTCCGATCAGCCCGTCACCCTGGGCCGGCTCGCCGAACTCGACGGACGGGTGTGGCTGTTGGGGGTCGCGACCGCGGTGATGATGCTGTTCGCCGGCGTCCTCGCCGCCTCGCGTACGCCTTTTGTACGGGGGCGGGGTGCGACTTCGGTGGGAACACCGACTGCTCCCGTTGTACGAGGAGGGGGTGCCCTCGGTTTCGCCGGGCGCTGCGCTCTTCGGCTCGGCATCGTGACGGCGCTGGCGCTGCCGCTGCTGGCGTGGCTGACGGACGTGTCCGTGGACGCCTCGCTGTCGGTGTTCGGCATCGACGCGTTCGGTGCCGGAATCCGGTTGCACGGGCATCTGGGCATGGCGCTGCTGCTCGGCGCCGTCTGGGGCGCGGGCGCGGGGGCGGCGGGGGCGCTGCTGGCGTACGCGAGCGGGGCCGCGGGACGGCGGGCGGCCCCGCTGGCACTGGGTGACGCGGGTCCCCCGGTGGCCGCGCCCGCCCCTGACCTCCCCCGGGGGCCCGGACCGTACGCCCCGGGTACGCCGTACCGGCCGGCGAACCCCGACACCAATCCCTATCTGCGGCTGCCCGACGAGCTGCGGGAACCCGCCGACGGTCGGCCGTCCGAGCGGCCGCGCCCGCCCGGCGACGTGTACGGCGCGCCGACGGTCGTCCGGCCGATGATGCCGCCACCTGGGCCGCAGAAGCGGCGGCCACGGGGACGCGATGTGCCGCCTCCGCCGCAGCCGCCGCCCGGCCAGGGACCTTCCGCGCCACCGGGGCCGGGGCGGCAGAGCTGATCGTCGTTGCCGGGCAACGCGCTCGACACCGCTCCGACACCCAGTGTTCCCCGTCCGCTGGACGGACCTCAGGGGCGCAAGGCACGGGGTGCCGGATACGGTGGAGTCACCATGAGCGCTTCGCAGACCCCCGAGGTCCCCACTCTCCTCGTCAAGATCTTCGGCAAGGACCGGCCGGGTATCACGGCCGGACTCTTCGACACCCTCGCCGCCTACTCGGTCGAGGTGGTCGACATCGAGCAGGTCGTCACCCGTGGCCGGATCGTGCTCTGCGCGCTGGTGACCGAGCCGCCGGCCGGTCTGGAGGGCGATCTGCGGGCCACCGTCCACAGCTGGGCGGAGTCGATGAAGATGCAGGCGGAGATCATCTCCGGCCTCGGCGACAACCGGCCGCGCGGCCTCGGGCGGTCCCTCGTCACCGTGCTCGGGCATCCGCTCACGGCGGAGTCGACGGCCGCGATCGCCGCCCGGATCACCAAGACCGGCGGCAACATCGACCGAATCTTCCGGCTCGCCAAGTACCCGGTGACGGCGGTCGAGTTCGCCGTGTCCGGTACGGGGACCGAGACGCTGCGCACCGCGCTGGTGACCGAGGCCGCGGCGCTCGGGGTGGACATCGCGGTGGTGGCGGCGGGGCTGCACCGCCGGGCGCAGCGCCTGGTCGTCATGGATGTGGACTCGACGCTGATCCAGGACGAGGTGATCGAGCTCTTCGCCGCGCACGCCGGGTGCGAGGAGCAGGTCGCCGAGGTGACGGCGGCCGCGATGCGCGGGGAGCTGGACTTCGAGCAGTCGCTGCACGCGCGTGTGGCGCTGCTCAAGGGGCTGGACGCCTCCGTGGTGACCAAGGTGCGCGAGGAGGTGCGGCTGACACCGGGCGCGCGCACGCTGATCCGTACGCTGAAGCGGCTCGGTTTCCAAGTTGGTGTCGTCTCCGGCGGATTCACACAGGTCACGGACGATCTGAAGGAGCGGCTCGGGCTGGACTTCGCGCAGGCCAACACCCTGGAGATCGTCGACGGGAAGCTGACGGGCAGGGTCACGGGGGAGATCGTGGACCGTGCGGGCAAGGCACGGCTGCTGCGCCGGTTCGCCGCCGAGGCGGGGGTGCCGCTCGCCCAGACCGTGGCGATCGGCGACGGGGCCAATGACCTCGACATGCTCAACGCGGCCGGTCTCGGCGTCGCCTTCAACGCCAAGCCCGTCGTCCGCCAGGCCGCGCACACCGCGGTGAACTTCCCCTTC
This portion of the Streptomyces mirabilis genome encodes:
- a CDS encoding GAF domain-containing sensor histidine kinase, with translation MSQGPRSGLYAVSSALLAMSRHLEVRDVLKTIVASARELLDAQYAALGVPDDHGGFAQFVVDGVSDAQWKAIGPLPRQHGILAAMLHEARPERLADVRKDPRFEGWPAAHPDMSDFLGLPIRDGDEVIGALFLANKNRTKENQKDCSAPDGGCGFTEDDQELLTILAQHAAIALTNARLYERSRELTIAEERSRLAHELHDAVSQKLFSLRLTAQAAAALVDRDPARAKGELHQVAMLAAEATEELRAAVIELRPAALDEDGLVATLRTQIQVLDRAHSARVTFAGHGVRALPAAQEEAVLRVAQEALHNALRHSGAGRVDVTLEKRGTGTVLRVSDDGSGFEPTAVRAAGRHLGLVSMRDRSSGVGGTLSVESAPGKGTTIEMEVPGG
- a CDS encoding SDR family NAD(P)-dependent oxidoreductase, translated to MPVAIITGASKGLGRALAAALAERGWDLVLDARTAGVLKETAAALSAYGTRVEALPGDVGDAGHRAGLVAAARGLGGVDLLVNNASALGAEPLVRLEDLPLDGLRHALEVNVVAALGLVQEALPLLRAAPAGAVVAVSSDAASEAYETWGGYGASKAALDHLAAVLGVEEPGLRVWAVDPGDMGTDLYAAAVPDDGEARPTPDSVVPAFLRLLDERPASGRYGAPALLEVR
- the serB gene encoding phosphoserine phosphatase SerB produces the protein MSASQTPEVPTLLVKIFGKDRPGITAGLFDTLAAYSVEVVDIEQVVTRGRIVLCALVTEPPAGLEGDLRATVHSWAESMKMQAEIISGLGDNRPRGLGRSLVTVLGHPLTAESTAAIAARITKTGGNIDRIFRLAKYPVTAVEFAVSGTGTETLRTALVTEAAALGVDIAVVAAGLHRRAQRLVVMDVDSTLIQDEVIELFAAHAGCEEQVAEVTAAAMRGELDFEQSLHARVALLKGLDASVVTKVREEVRLTPGARTLIRTLKRLGFQVGVVSGGFTQVTDDLKERLGLDFAQANTLEIVDGKLTGRVTGEIVDRAGKARLLRRFAAEAGVPLAQTVAIGDGANDLDMLNAAGLGVAFNAKPVVRQAAHTAVNFPFLDTVLYLLGVTREEVEAADMHLGDH
- a CDS encoding S-adenosylmethionine:tRNA ribosyltransferase-isomerase, with amino-acid sequence MTTTVRVPEERSARVPAEQRGPGRDRDSVRLLVSCGTEVSHHAFVELPRRLRAGDLLIVNTSPTLAAAVDGWIGHARVVVHFSTRGDDGRWAVELRDPDGRGTTRARAGGPAGTEVRLAGDVRLVLEEPLTPYGSRLWWGRVSDPDVLGLLRRHGRPIRYSYTQRDQPLSVYQTVFALPSGDGGGSAEMPSAARPFTARLVAELVSRGVQFAPITLHTGVASAEAHEPPYPERYEVPEASARLINAARAGEGRILAVGTTAVRAVESAVDAGGVVRARKGWTDLVVTPERGVRVVDGLLTGLHEPEASHLLMLEAIAGRAAIERSYGEALSGLYLWHEFGDVHLILPEEGPHTESCSSNCR
- a CDS encoding transglycosylase SLT domain-containing protein gives rise to the protein MTKNTRTPGHSPKLTKLHKLSIAGVATLGAATLAFSLAPNHTQTTTNDAAISAAPVVFSQQPIKNVQARLTDQQAGASLKTQAIEAKKKAADAAAAKKAAENVRKVQAASRSAQRPAIETIAMKTVAMKTATTKTYATKTATTKTYANNLDGWIRQSLDIMKRRGIPGSYNGLHRNIMRESSGNPKAINGWDINAINGIPSKGLLQVIQPTFNAYHVPGTSWNIYDPVANITAAANYAADKYGSMDNVNSAY
- a CDS encoding streptophobe family protein; amino-acid sequence: MSIDTARHGGRLPWGDVLLSAIASVSWALIAMAGTAALGLHLVSADAAGSLGPMTAAVVALGANGAVKPSGDVSAFGLKGAEAHTAIQITPLGVGLVGALLLSFFFLRSLRGAGVVISPSELLARAGAVVVLFVATLGGLAWAGHDIITIDGSKLGLDRVTGGGGLGNITDKLPGGLGDLGGLLPGKIGDLVQAQAAVGFTVDTVPTLLGGAAWAAGILVIALLASRRTPLPRGWEGVHRMVRPAASALVTVVLVAVLAGLAAAAYAAIGDPHPKLIAGAALLGAPNGVWLGIPIGLFVPWDGKATGELAKLLPHPLDRLLSVDSDQPVTLGRLAELDGRVWLLGVATAVMMLFAGVLAASRTPFVRGRGATSVGTPTAPVVRGGGALGFAGRCALRLGIVTALALPLLAWLTDVSVDASLSVFGIDAFGAGIRLHGHLGMALLLGAVWGAGAGAAGALLAYASGAAGRRAAPLALGDAGPPVAAPAPDLPRGPGPYAPGTPYRPANPDTNPYLRLPDELREPADGRPSERPRPPGDVYGAPTVVRPMMPPPGPQKRRPRGRDVPPPPQPPPGQGPSAPPGPGRQS
- a CDS encoding FHA domain-containing protein — its product is MPELVLELNGRTWTLDASRPYTLGRDPQGDVVLDDARVSWRHATMSWDGRSWVIEDHGSTNGTFVQGQRIHRMEIGPGSAVHLGNATDGPRLNLSGAAAAVAQPQQQPYAAQGASPGWAQQAPPQQTPEQSHQQPQQPAARVPQQQGPGGGAGAPPVYGDRSPTTFHQLDLGRVMRIGRALENELVVSDLQVSRHHAEFHATPGGRFEIRDLGSHNGTYVNGQPIAKGGSAMLGPNDIVGVGHSTFRLVGDRLEEFVDTGEVSFSARHLTVTVDGGKQILKDVSFGVPEKSLIAVIGPSGSGKSTLLKALTGYRPANQGDVLYDNRNLYKQFAELRQRIGLVPQDDILHKELTVKKALKYAAKLRFPADTTTAEREARIDEVLRELKLDIHKEKKVTSLSGGQRKRVSVALELLTKPSLIFLDEPTSGLDPGMDRDVMQLLRGLADDGRTVLVVTHSVAELAICDKLLVMAPGGSVAYFGPPEEALNFFGYETWADVFSAFENYRDYDWAGRWKGSQHYQMYAADIDAVAPQSANVTPPQAMKPPKPQGWFSQLSTLVRRYVSVIVSDKGFLALTVILPAVLGAVSLLIDPNKTLLVNAQVNPKTGVHVPNGTATTVLLILAVGACFAGAANSVRELIKERVIYERERATGLSRSAYLMSKVVVLGVVTVLQGAMVGAIGFTSRTKPTEGVVFGHSVLLELSIPIMALGFTSMMFGLVISSLVKTAEKTMPLLVMFAIIQVVFTGCLFILNGKIGVNEFSYLMPSRWAVAAAGATLDFNNINPNTDDPSSTDPLWNHTASAYGMDIVALLVLAAVCGFFVARFLRRHEPEVMRK